From one Cardiobacteriaceae bacterium TAE3-ERU3 genomic stretch:
- a CDS encoding helix-turn-helix transcriptional regulator — MSTEEYSKPSIERSNIMLSLILEQNQQRLSEQQRLALLHDGFSTHHLSTSALPKKERFDYWRSNLSSVYQGLQVEPLVQNQSGYVDVEIAFTKRIILGVGINDAANCTFTQTDDADADLFWLSFYFSLNSKAEAKLMRSHRAKDEVAIKVNHYDFMLYDSRYISALKNQAGSGAVLRIPICRHDFPHSTPECFADPYRMTNFIKQSSLYPFIQGRIRFLAEQRQTLDETCKKALLMQVETMLHHILLEANQALSGHKSTSDSEKSYAAQFSAAEQYMLNHISQPLRIHKLAKAVGCSTSQLYKIFAYYDTSPAKYATKLRLEYLLRLIKASPMESFSHMISRCGFDDLSQVGKIFRKTYGMTMSEWREQAIGS, encoded by the coding sequence ATGAGTACGGAAGAATATAGCAAGCCCTCCATTGAAAGAAGCAATATTATGTTGAGTCTTATCCTCGAACAAAATCAGCAAAGATTAAGTGAGCAGCAGCGGCTAGCACTGCTGCATGATGGTTTCAGTACGCATCACCTCTCTACATCTGCTTTACCCAAAAAAGAACGCTTTGATTATTGGCGAAGTAATCTGTCAAGTGTCTACCAAGGGTTACAAGTCGAGCCTTTAGTGCAAAACCAAAGTGGATATGTCGATGTAGAAATTGCTTTTACCAAGCGCATTATTCTTGGTGTGGGTATTAATGATGCGGCAAATTGTACATTCACGCAAACTGATGATGCAGATGCGGATTTATTTTGGCTATCTTTTTATTTCAGCCTGAATAGCAAAGCGGAAGCTAAGCTTATGCGCAGCCATCGCGCTAAAGATGAAGTGGCGATCAAAGTAAATCATTATGACTTCATGCTCTACGATAGCCGCTATATTTCCGCATTAAAAAATCAGGCTGGATCCGGTGCAGTACTGCGTATCCCAATATGTCGCCATGATTTTCCCCACTCAACTCCAGAATGCTTTGCTGATCCATACAGAATGACCAACTTCATCAAGCAATCAAGCCTTTATCCATTTATCCAAGGAAGAATTAGGTTTTTGGCTGAGCAACGGCAAACTCTCGATGAAACTTGTAAAAAAGCATTGTTGATGCAAGTTGAAACCATGCTCCACCATATTCTCCTTGAGGCTAACCAAGCCTTGAGTGGACACAAAAGTACCTCAGACTCAGAGAAATCGTACGCCGCACAATTTAGTGCAGCTGAGCAATATATGCTGAATCATATATCTCAGCCACTACGGATTCATAAACTGGCAAAAGCAGTTGGCTGCTCAACCAGCCAACTATATAAAATATTTGCATATTATGATACCAGCCCGGCGAAGTATGCGACCAAGCTACGACTCGAATACTTACTTCGTTTGATTAAGGCAAGCCCTATGGAGTCTTTTTCGCATATGATCTCTCGCTGCGGCTTTGATGATTTAAGTCAGGTCGGGAAGATTTTCCGCAAAACTTATGGTATGACTATGAGTGAGTGGCGTGAGCAAGCAATAGGTAGCTGA
- a CDS encoding arylamine N-acetyltransferase, which translates to MDIQKYIERIGLDHTPDISIQSLRLLQTQHLFFIPFENLDIHSNTPINLDESVLFEKIVTRKRGGYCYELNGLFYSLLDALGYEVCRVSAQVHQQGETFGEPCDHMALLVSLDGCDWLVDVGFGSFARYPLQLESEEIQADPHGNYQITPHRGLYLVSEDGNPTYLLDPTPRKLAEFAAMNRYHQTSPKSFFTSQRMISRPTEHGRITLTDQVLRIRENGKIEETSLSDPIQFERMYTKYFNTL; encoded by the coding sequence TTGGATATACAGAAATATATAGAACGTATTGGCTTAGATCATACTCCTGACATCAGTATTCAGAGTTTAAGGCTACTACAAACTCAGCATCTCTTTTTCATTCCATTCGAGAATTTGGATATACATAGCAACACGCCGATCAATCTTGATGAATCGGTGCTGTTCGAGAAAATCGTCACGCGCAAGCGTGGCGGTTATTGCTACGAACTCAATGGATTGTTTTATAGCTTACTCGATGCATTAGGCTACGAGGTATGCCGTGTATCGGCACAAGTGCACCAACAAGGTGAGACTTTTGGTGAACCTTGTGACCACATGGCGCTACTGGTCTCACTCGACGGCTGCGACTGGCTGGTTGATGTCGGCTTTGGTTCTTTTGCGCGCTACCCATTGCAGCTTGAGAGCGAAGAAATACAAGCTGATCCACACGGCAACTACCAAATCACGCCACATCGAGGACTTTATTTAGTCAGCGAAGATGGTAATCCCACTTATTTACTCGACCCGACTCCACGAAAGCTGGCTGAGTTTGCCGCTATGAACCGATATCACCAAACCAGTCCTAAATCCTTTTTCACCAGTCAGCGCATGATCAGTCGCCCAACCGAACACGGCCGTATTACCCTGACTGACCAAGTGCTGAGGATCAGGGAAAACGGTAAGATAGAAGAAACGTCACTAAGTGATCCCATTCAGTTTGAACGAATGTACACCAAGTATTTCAATACATTGTAA
- a CDS encoding NADP-dependent oxidoreductase, translated as MVNPTITIDAFGSAEKLNFHRDYLCPTCAEGEVLVENHFAGVNPIDCKTRAGLGWAAEKIADDLPAILGFDLAGIVVESKDPRFNVGDRVCALSFDGGAYARYVSVQADLLAHVPQNVSLEHAGALPCAGETAWQLIEKANIQAGDHVVISAPAGGVGHIALQLLAKTGATISVIASEDKYNLIKEYVSIENWINYRDCDGFPSLEADLLLDLVGGDAGVAALATLRDGGRAICLPSIHVPTLKAAGESKGIDVVGFIVKPDAATLDKLLAHLADGSLTLHIAQKYPLCDASEAHKAQESGRTYGKLVLDITDEN; from the coding sequence ATGGTCAACCCCACTATCACTATTGATGCCTTTGGCAGCGCTGAAAAGTTAAATTTTCATCGAGATTATCTATGCCCAACCTGTGCTGAAGGTGAAGTGCTGGTTGAAAATCACTTCGCAGGTGTTAATCCGATTGATTGCAAAACCCGTGCTGGGCTTGGCTGGGCTGCAGAAAAAATTGCTGATGATTTGCCCGCTATTCTAGGCTTTGATCTCGCCGGTATTGTAGTGGAGAGTAAAGATCCGCGTTTTAATGTCGGAGATCGTGTTTGTGCATTAAGTTTTGATGGTGGTGCTTATGCTCGTTATGTGAGCGTCCAAGCTGATTTACTTGCGCATGTTCCACAGAATGTCTCATTAGAGCATGCAGGTGCATTGCCGTGTGCTGGTGAGACCGCATGGCAGCTGATCGAGAAAGCCAATATTCAGGCTGGTGATCACGTAGTCATCAGTGCTCCGGCTGGAGGCGTTGGGCATATTGCCTTGCAGTTACTCGCTAAAACGGGCGCAACCATCAGCGTCATTGCATCAGAGGATAAATACAACTTGATTAAAGAGTATGTATCAATCGAAAATTGGATTAACTACCGCGATTGTGACGGCTTTCCATCACTTGAAGCAGATTTACTGCTTGATCTGGTTGGTGGTGATGCTGGTGTTGCTGCACTTGCTACTTTACGTGATGGTGGTCGTGCTATTTGCTTGCCGAGCATTCATGTCCCGACCCTCAAAGCCGCTGGCGAAAGCAAAGGCATTGATGTTGTCGGCTTCATCGTCAAGCCCGATGCAGCCACTCTCGATAAATTGCTCGCGCACCTTGCTGATGGCAGCCTGACCTTGCACATCGCACAAAAATATCCTTTGTGCGACGCTAGCGAAGCACACAAAGCACAGGAAAGCGGCCGTACTTATGGCAAACTCGTACTCGATATTACTGACGAGAATTGA
- a CDS encoding helix-turn-helix domain-containing protein has product MFSNINSDSKSLQYQYMDTHDVPESKRFRVWHEMINTIFPRLQIKQAKPCSDFQASASVCRFDQHVLAMINTADAVYHFQGAHHDDVKPFWLCLYFPITIHGETTHFINQKQIKTSYSAGDFYIFDERYEFAIKSSAGKGILWQFSIENTDHEKYRVWQQLNPELATALIRQHNLFPLLQQHLFELQRIIKEADEASLFFLFQCAIQILEEILQNILSAMVQKDDLEGMAATHYRGLYFAAEQYILDQMSRPLKPEDLSDALGTSRATLFRAFTHCNTTPYQHIIRLKLEKLHQLLSKKSFANQHISTLVYQCGFNNIDQAGKLFKRHYGVSMSSYRKQIQHESSEP; this is encoded by the coding sequence ATGTTCAGCAACATAAATTCAGATAGTAAATCGTTACAATATCAATATATGGATACGCATGATGTGCCTGAATCAAAGCGTTTCCGTGTATGGCATGAGATGATCAACACTATCTTTCCCAGATTGCAAATTAAACAAGCAAAGCCTTGTTCTGATTTTCAGGCATCTGCATCGGTCTGTAGATTTGATCAGCATGTTTTGGCAATGATCAATACCGCTGATGCGGTCTATCATTTTCAGGGAGCCCATCATGATGATGTAAAGCCATTCTGGTTATGTCTTTATTTCCCAATCACAATACATGGCGAAACAACGCACTTCATCAATCAAAAACAGATTAAGACATCCTACAGCGCTGGTGATTTTTATATTTTTGATGAGCGATATGAATTTGCTATTAAGTCATCGGCAGGAAAAGGTATTCTTTGGCAATTTTCAATAGAAAATACTGATCATGAAAAGTATCGTGTATGGCAACAGCTTAACCCTGAATTAGCTACAGCACTTATCCGTCAACACAACCTTTTTCCACTTTTACAGCAACATCTTTTTGAATTACAGCGTATTATAAAGGAAGCAGATGAGGCATCGTTATTTTTCCTTTTCCAGTGTGCCATTCAAATTCTGGAAGAGATCTTACAAAATATTCTCAGTGCTATGGTGCAGAAAGATGATCTAGAGGGTATGGCTGCAACGCACTATAGAGGCCTCTATTTTGCGGCTGAGCAATATATCTTGGATCAGATGTCCCGGCCTTTGAAGCCAGAAGACCTTTCTGATGCACTAGGTACATCAAGAGCCACATTGTTTCGTGCTTTCACTCATTGCAATACGACACCCTACCAACACATTATCCGCCTTAAGCTTGAAAAGCTTCATCAGTTGCTCAGCAAAAAGAGTTTTGCAAACCAGCATATCTCAACACTGGTTTATCAGTGCGGTTTCAATAATATTGATCAGGCTGGAAAGCTATTTAAAAGACATTATGGCGTCAGTATGAGCAGCTACCGGAAGCAGATACAGCATGAATCCTCAGAACCATAA